One Papaver somniferum cultivar HN1 chromosome 10, ASM357369v1, whole genome shotgun sequence genomic window carries:
- the LOC113317461 gene encoding leucine-rich repeat extensin-like protein 2, whose translation MEKNWLVIVALLFQIIQTTEAQNGTSSSNSKLKDAYTALQSWKSAITDDPLGVLKTWVGNNVCSYNGVFCGNPQNSTLPTDLVVVGIDLNFGNLQGTLVKQLSLLSDIALIHLNSNRFTGNVPDTFQALQYLAELDLSNNLFSGSFPSVVLSLPGLVYLDLRFNEFSGPIPDSLFNNKRLDAVFLNNNQFVGRIPSSLGNSKASVITFANNNFTGDIPASIGNMGASLKEVLFLNNQLNGCIPEGIGRLTEMKVLDISVNSFTGHLPNSFSCLKQIEVLNLGHNKLSGVLSDTVCSLRSIVNLTVSGNFFSGISPSCKNLSLSGNSIGCDFSANCLPGLNQQKSQPECSLLPSGMNCVQIPLITLLSCG comes from the coding sequence ATGGAGAAAAATTGGCTAGTTATTGTGGCTCTTCTATTTCAAATCATTCAAACAACAGAAGCTCAAAACGggacttcttcttcaaattcaaagCTAAAAGATGCATACACAGCTCTTCAGTCATGGAAATCTGCAATAACAGATGATCCATTAGGGGTTTTAAAAACATGGGTTGGAAACAATGTGTGTTCCTATAATGGTGTATTTTGTGGCAATCCTCAAAACTCAACATTACCaactgatcttgttgttgtaggAATTGATCTCAACTTTGGTAATCTTCAAGGTACATTAGTGAAACAACTTTCACTTCTTTCTGATATCGCTCTCATTCATCTAAATAGCAATAGATTCACCGGGAACGTTCCCGATACGTTTCAAGCTCTTCAGTATCTTGCAGAATTGGATTTAAGTAACAACTTGTTTTCGGGTTCTTTTCCTTCGGTTGTTCTTTCTCTTCCGGGACTAGTATACTTAGACCTTAGGTTCAATGAATTCTCAGGACCCATTCCTGATAGTCTATTCAATAACAAACGGCTCGACGCGGTTTTTCTTAATAATAATCAGTTTGTTGGGCGAATTCCGTCAAGTTTAGGGAACTCTAAAGCTTCTGTTATTACTTTTGCTAATAACAACTTCACTGGAGATATTCCGGCTAGTATCGGTAACATGGGTGCTTCACTGAAAGAAGTTTTGTTCCTTAACAACCAGTTAAATGGTTGTATACCTGAAGGAATTGGAAGGTTAACAGAAATGAAAGTTTTGGATATCAGCGTCAATTCGTTCACCGGTCACTTGCCGAATTCGTTTTCTTGTTTGAAACAGATTGAGGTTCTAAACTTAGGCCATAACAAGTTATCTGGTGTACTATCTGACACTGTTTGTTCTTTGAGAAGTATTGTTAACCTTACTGTTTCGGGTAATTTCTTTTCGGGGATTAGCCCGAGTTGCAAGAACTTGTCGTTGTCAGGGAATTCTATCGGTTGTGACTTCTCCGCGAACTGTCTACCAGGTTTGAATCAGCAAAAATCTCAACCTGAGTGTTCATTGTTACCGAGCGGAATGAATTGTGTACAAATTCCGCTCATAACACTTTTGAGTTGTGGTTGA